A section of the Spirosoma pollinicola genome encodes:
- the fabF gene encoding beta-ketoacyl-ACP synthase II: MTLKRVVVTGLGALTPIGNDVASYWNSLAAGVSGAGPITKFDASKFRTRFACELKGVDVTQFIPRQEARKMDAFTHYALIATEEAVRDSGLNLDTIDKNKVGVIWGSGIGGLKSFEDEMIGFAKGDGTPRINPFFIVRMIADSASGQISMRYGFRGTNYVTVSACASTNNAIIDAFNYIRLGRLNMCVVGGSEAAVTQAGIGGFNANRALSERNDSPETASRPYDKDRDGFVLGEGAGSLILEEYEHAQARGAKIYAELIGGGMSSDAYHITAPHPDGLGAFLAMQDALNDAGIAPEEIDYINTHGTSTPIGDPQELKAINQLFGEHSFKLNISSTKSMTGHLLGAAGAVEAIACIKAMEHQLVPPTINHFTDDDEIDSRFNLTFNTAQKRSITTVMSNAFGFGGHNAIVIFRKLS; the protein is encoded by the coding sequence ATGACACTCAAGCGAGTAGTAGTGACCGGCCTCGGTGCGTTGACACCAATCGGCAATGATGTAGCCTCTTACTGGAACAGCTTAGCCGCCGGTGTAAGCGGGGCCGGTCCCATTACGAAGTTTGACGCCAGCAAATTTCGCACGCGGTTTGCCTGCGAATTGAAAGGCGTAGACGTTACCCAGTTTATCCCTCGTCAGGAAGCGCGCAAGATGGATGCGTTTACGCACTATGCGCTCATTGCTACCGAAGAAGCTGTTCGCGACTCAGGCTTGAACCTGGACACAATCGACAAAAATAAGGTTGGCGTCATTTGGGGTTCAGGTATTGGTGGTCTAAAATCATTTGAAGATGAAATGATTGGCTTCGCCAAAGGCGATGGTACGCCCCGTATCAATCCGTTCTTTATTGTTCGTATGATTGCCGACAGTGCATCGGGGCAGATTTCGATGCGCTACGGTTTTCGGGGAACAAACTATGTTACGGTTTCGGCCTGTGCATCAACCAACAACGCTATTATTGATGCGTTCAACTACATTCGGTTGGGCAGACTCAATATGTGTGTAGTAGGTGGTTCAGAAGCCGCTGTAACGCAGGCAGGCATTGGCGGTTTCAACGCCAATCGCGCTTTATCAGAGCGCAATGATTCGCCAGAAACAGCTTCCCGGCCTTACGATAAGGATCGGGATGGTTTTGTGCTGGGAGAAGGGGCCGGTTCCCTGATTCTGGAAGAGTACGAGCATGCTCAGGCACGCGGAGCCAAAATTTATGCCGAATTGATCGGGGGCGGAATGTCATCAGATGCCTATCACATTACGGCTCCTCACCCCGATGGGCTGGGTGCTTTTTTGGCTATGCAGGACGCTCTGAACGATGCAGGCATCGCTCCGGAGGAAATCGACTACATTAACACACACGGCACCTCAACGCCCATTGGCGACCCACAGGAGCTAAAGGCCATTAATCAGTTGTTCGGCGAGCATTCATTTAAGTTGAATATCAGCTCGACCAAATCAATGACGGGCCACTTGCTGGGTGCAGCGGGCGCTGTAGAAGCCATTGCGTGTATTAAAGCGATGGAACATCAACTTGTTCCCCCAACGATTAATCACTTCACCGACGATGACGAAATAGACTCCCGCTTTAACCTGACGTTCAACACGGCGCAGAAACGCTCGATAACAACCGTGATGAGTAATGCGTTTGGATTTGGTGGGCATAACGCCATCGTTATTTTCCGAAAACTTAGCTGA
- a CDS encoding acyl carrier protein, whose protein sequence is MSDIAQKVKNIIVEKLGVEESEVTPEASFTNDLGADSLDTVELIMEFEKEFNLPIPDDEAEKISTVGLAIEYLEKNIGK, encoded by the coding sequence ATGTCGGACATTGCACAGAAAGTAAAGAATATCATTGTTGAAAAATTAGGCGTTGAAGAATCAGAAGTGACGCCAGAGGCAAGCTTCACCAACGATTTGGGAGCCGATTCACTCGACACAGTTGAGCTGATCATGGAATTTGAAAAAGAATTCAATCTGCCTATCCCTGACGACGAGGCTGAAAAAATCTCTACTGTTGGCCTGGCCATCGAATATCTGGAGAAAAATATCGGCAAATAA
- a CDS encoding TIGR01459 family HAD-type hydrolase, which translates to MQLTDFKTVADKYKVIFFDAFGVLKNSEGLLPGIEHTFDWLKENDKTFYVLTNDASRSPQELAESYYKQGLYAIPPERIISSGMLAREYLDLKVPSGTVAYLGTEKSAHYLETTGLKTLPISQVDLKDVADINALVLLDDEGFDWNADLTKTVNLLRKRNIPVIVANTDNTYPVSKTRIAIAIGAVAKMIESIVGKQFIKFGKPDAQLFMFAYERLENAAHISKRDILMVGDTLHTDILGGNKFGLDTALVLTGNTQPQDAEVLIRSTGIIPTYVCKSVVIR; encoded by the coding sequence ATGCAACTAACTGATTTCAAAACCGTAGCGGACAAGTATAAGGTAATTTTCTTCGATGCATTTGGCGTCCTGAAAAACTCAGAAGGTCTGTTGCCGGGAATTGAACACACATTCGATTGGCTGAAGGAAAACGATAAAACGTTTTATGTACTAACCAACGATGCATCGCGCAGTCCGCAGGAACTGGCCGAGTCCTATTACAAGCAAGGTCTTTACGCCATTCCACCCGAACGCATCATTTCTTCGGGTATGCTGGCCCGCGAATACCTGGACCTCAAGGTTCCCAGCGGTACGGTAGCGTATCTGGGCACCGAAAAATCGGCCCATTATCTCGAAACAACGGGCTTGAAAACATTGCCTATTAGCCAGGTTGATCTCAAAGACGTAGCTGATATAAACGCGCTGGTCTTACTGGATGATGAAGGCTTCGACTGGAATGCCGACCTGACCAAAACCGTCAACTTACTCCGAAAGCGCAACATTCCGGTTATTGTTGCCAATACAGACAACACCTACCCTGTTTCCAAAACCCGTATTGCCATTGCCATTGGAGCAGTTGCCAAAATGATTGAGTCTATAGTTGGTAAACAGTTTATCAAGTTTGGAAAGCCCGATGCGCAACTCTTCATGTTTGCCTACGAGCGGCTGGAAAATGCGGCTCATATTAGTAAGCGCGACATTCTGATGGTGGGCGATACGCTTCATACAGACATTCTGGGCGGCAATAAGTTTGGTCTGGATACCGCTCTCGTATTGACCGGAAATACACAACCACAGGATGCAGAGGTTCTGATTCGAAGCACAGGTATCATTCCTACCTATGTTTGTAAGTCAGTTGTAATTCGTTAA
- a CDS encoding toxin-antitoxin system YwqK family antitoxin codes for MANQVLSRSRPGQLVALFLGLYSCQPANPATSVIPTIYVSTEQSGWQKREGRMWRNDTLFSGWQYQLSPARDTLFVGAFNQGQAEGFHRQWHANRQLKEIRHYQKGWQEGEQRGWFESGRQAFFYQFRNDQYEGIRKEWYRNGQPALYGHYHNGQESGAQQQLFANGVLKVNYVARNGRNYGFTGVKNCVNVWDSIAISH; via the coding sequence ATGGCAAATCAGGTACTGTCACGCAGTAGGCCAGGGCAGTTGGTGGCCCTGTTTTTAGGCCTCTATAGCTGTCAGCCAGCCAATCCGGCAACTAGTGTCATTCCCACCATTTATGTTTCCACAGAGCAATCCGGCTGGCAAAAACGGGAAGGACGCATGTGGCGAAACGATACGCTGTTTAGCGGCTGGCAATACCAGCTTAGCCCTGCCAGAGACACCCTGTTTGTAGGCGCTTTCAACCAAGGGCAGGCCGAGGGATTTCATCGGCAATGGCATGCCAACCGTCAGCTCAAAGAAATACGTCATTATCAGAAAGGCTGGCAAGAAGGGGAGCAACGGGGCTGGTTCGAATCCGGCAGGCAAGCTTTTTTTTATCAGTTTCGAAATGATCAATACGAAGGCATCCGTAAAGAATGGTATCGGAACGGGCAACCTGCTTTATATGGCCATTACCACAATGGTCAGGAAAGTGGGGCACAGCAGCAGTTGTTTGCGAATGGTGTCCTGAAAGTTAATTATGTAGCTCGAAATGGTCGGAACTATGGTTTTACAGGAGTCAAAAATTGTGTTAATGTCTGGGATTCAATTGCTATTTCGCATTAG
- a CDS encoding YHYH protein: protein MNTLSVAFKPIILVLLCSIVAFVACQKSDDTVSPTTTTTGTSSSTATVVGSGVPDVYKKIYGATEIYVEGTNIVIKTKGRPDHKSPYYKGTAWESTLYEAYNGTNTKFSVNPNTISEVNMTFKMPLNPVVDATHAETPLGAIGVSLNGVAFFNQYAAQRAVLTNEINGFDQYEGHPQQQGQYHYHVEPTYLTKLKGKEALLGFLLDGFPVYGPLENGKTITNTDLDKYHGHTAPTADYPNSIYHYHITAEDPYLNGSGFYGKSGTVTQ from the coding sequence ATGAATACGCTCTCAGTCGCATTTAAACCAATTATATTGGTGCTCCTTTGCTCAATCGTAGCGTTTGTGGCTTGTCAGAAAAGCGACGATACTGTTTCACCAACCACCACGACAACGGGCACAAGCAGTTCAACGGCTACAGTTGTTGGCTCGGGTGTACCGGATGTTTACAAAAAAATCTACGGTGCCACCGAGATTTATGTAGAAGGCACCAACATTGTTATTAAAACCAAAGGGCGTCCAGATCACAAAAGCCCGTATTATAAAGGAACGGCCTGGGAAAGCACACTCTACGAAGCCTATAACGGCACCAACACTAAATTCAGCGTGAACCCAAACACCATTAGCGAAGTGAACATGACCTTCAAAATGCCACTTAACCCCGTCGTTGATGCGACTCATGCCGAAACACCACTGGGTGCTATTGGCGTTTCACTTAATGGGGTAGCCTTTTTCAACCAGTATGCAGCCCAGCGAGCCGTGTTAACCAACGAAATTAACGGGTTCGATCAATACGAGGGTCACCCTCAACAGCAAGGTCAATATCACTACCACGTTGAGCCAACCTACTTAACAAAACTTAAAGGGAAAGAGGCTTTGCTGGGTTTTCTGCTGGATGGGTTCCCGGTCTATGGCCCGCTGGAAAATGGTAAAACCATTACCAACACCGATCTGGATAAATACCATGGGCACACTGCACCAACGGCTGACTATCCAAATAGTATCTATCACTATCACATTACCGCCGAAGATCCTTACCTCAACGGCAGCGGATTTTATGGCAAATCAGGTACTGTCACGCAGTAG
- a CDS encoding periplasmic heavy metal sensor, which translates to MERTKLLTLAIIGLLLLNLLTIGYLVLKPDHPDGPPDAEGPVAVIIERLHFDTDQQVAYQTLVREHRSQVRALRDQSAQLFRDYYGLLESVQPDSLKASALSEQIAINQRELAQLNFTHFSQIKSICRPNQLASFNRLVGDLSRLFGQQRPPRPTDGGSLGGSSESLLLRP; encoded by the coding sequence ATGGAACGGACAAAACTACTAACCCTCGCGATTATAGGCTTACTTCTCCTTAACCTGTTGACTATTGGCTATTTAGTACTCAAGCCCGACCATCCAGACGGGCCGCCCGACGCCGAAGGTCCGGTAGCGGTCATTATCGAGCGACTTCATTTCGACACGGATCAACAGGTAGCCTATCAGACGTTAGTTCGTGAGCACCGGAGTCAGGTTCGTGCGTTGCGCGACCAATCGGCTCAGTTGTTTCGGGACTACTATGGTCTTCTTGAATCAGTCCAACCCGATTCACTAAAGGCAAGTGCCTTAAGTGAGCAGATTGCGATAAACCAACGTGAATTGGCTCAGCTCAATTTTACTCATTTCAGTCAAATCAAATCCATTTGCCGACCTAATCAATTAGCCAGTTTTAACCGTCTGGTCGGTGATTTATCCAGGTTATTCGGCCAGCAGCGTCCGCCCAGACCAACGGATGGTGGGTCATTAGGAGGTTCGTCCGAAAGTTTACTACTGCGACCGTAG
- a CDS encoding RNA polymerase sigma factor: MTDANDLVVLIEAVRQGNELAFRQVYEQTKTRVFNLALSYVHNREDAEEITQDVYVELFRSVGAFKGEASGTTWLYRIAVNKSLDFLKHQKRQKRFAFLTSLFDAQTGETLHHPTDFTHPGITLENKEQAAMLFKAIDKLSEKQKTAYILTKIEGLDNIETAQIMTVSVGAVESLLQRAIDNLRKQLAGLYKTLRN; encoded by the coding sequence GTGACCGACGCAAACGACCTGGTCGTATTGATTGAGGCTGTACGGCAAGGCAATGAATTGGCCTTTCGTCAAGTGTATGAGCAAACCAAAACCCGGGTTTTTAATCTGGCGCTCAGCTATGTCCATAATCGGGAAGATGCAGAGGAAATTACCCAGGATGTATATGTGGAGTTATTTCGTTCGGTGGGTGCTTTCAAAGGCGAAGCCAGCGGAACAACCTGGCTCTATCGGATTGCGGTAAATAAGTCACTGGACTTCCTTAAACACCAGAAACGCCAAAAACGGTTTGCTTTCCTGACGAGCTTATTCGATGCCCAAACGGGCGAGACACTTCACCACCCCACCGATTTTACACATCCCGGCATTACACTGGAAAACAAAGAACAAGCTGCCATGCTATTCAAGGCGATCGACAAACTTTCTGAAAAGCAAAAGACAGCCTACATCCTCACAAAAATTGAAGGATTAGACAATATTGAAACAGCCCAAATCATGACAGTAAGCGTTGGCGCGGTTGAATCGTTGTTGCAAAGGGCTATTGATAATCTTAGAAAACAATTGGCAGGGCTTTATAAAACATTAAGGAATTAA
- a CDS encoding aminoglycoside phosphotransferase/kinase family protein, with translation MRLVDYSSIIKKAWAEFDGSIQIDTIEDISAKVSTNHVFRVTFEDGERIIAKLSYFGTYEQFLEDHRIIHALANNLLYPFENVLAKSLVRDGQVYTYRHKDGFIDAWVVFYNPIRIQLKLPRRLEDHHIRLLGREVARFHKASSRVSPVLPKSSKTLRSDIWDLLDLLETEVGQFEHRMHVDELKRQCELFLENRQKLVAKSVETMPVFVDWNIGNFSVTDNLELYSRWDYDWFRISYRVMDFYFFSRVVSNAGDRTVFSYVIGPLMEDRFLLFLKEYHRVFPLTETEIRFLPEAYRFFILNYVIKYGRYFFHRTYAIKLQQEAYDIYFPSIATFDADKILKALGI, from the coding sequence ATGCGTCTTGTCGATTATTCATCCATTATAAAAAAGGCCTGGGCGGAGTTTGATGGCTCTATACAGATCGATACTATTGAAGATATCAGTGCCAAAGTTTCGACTAATCACGTCTTCAGAGTCACGTTTGAAGATGGCGAACGTATTATTGCCAAACTATCTTACTTCGGCACTTACGAGCAATTTCTGGAAGATCACCGAATCATTCACGCGCTGGCTAATAATTTACTTTACCCGTTTGAAAACGTGCTGGCTAAATCGCTGGTGCGTGACGGACAGGTATATACGTATCGACATAAAGATGGTTTCATTGATGCCTGGGTTGTTTTTTATAACCCCATCCGGATCCAGTTAAAGTTGCCGCGCCGGTTAGAGGATCACCACATCAGGCTGCTTGGCCGCGAAGTTGCCCGGTTTCATAAAGCCTCTTCGAGAGTGAGCCCGGTATTGCCCAAATCCAGCAAAACACTACGTTCAGATATTTGGGATTTACTCGATTTGCTGGAGACCGAGGTCGGGCAGTTCGAACACCGGATGCACGTAGACGAATTGAAACGGCAGTGTGAACTCTTTCTGGAAAACCGGCAAAAACTTGTCGCTAAGTCAGTTGAAACCATGCCCGTTTTTGTAGACTGGAACATTGGCAATTTTTCAGTTACCGACAATCTGGAACTGTATTCCCGTTGGGATTATGACTGGTTTAGGATCAGCTACCGGGTCATGGATTTTTACTTTTTCAGTCGGGTGGTTTCCAACGCGGGCGATCGCACAGTGTTTAGTTACGTGATTGGACCGTTAATGGAAGATCGGTTTTTATTGTTTTTAAAAGAATACCATCGAGTGTTTCCACTCACAGAAACCGAAATTCGTTTTCTACCAGAGGCTTATCGTTTTTTCATACTCAACTACGTCATAAAGTACGGTCGTTATTTTTTCCACCGTACCTACGCCATCAAACTCCAGCAGGAAGCCTATGACATTTACTTCCCGTCGATTGCGACCTTCGATGCAGACAAAATTCTGAAGGCGTTGGGTATTTAG
- a CDS encoding glutamine synthetase family protein — protein sequence MNQQDIIDFIKQSDSPKIKYAFTDIDGVLRGKIIHRQKFLDGLADGFGFCDVVWGWDSADAPYDNGKTTGWHSGYPDAPVRLDIETFRQIPWEGNIPFFLADFSPSPTGQPSTYATAACPRSLLKRIAAQCQEMGYHAEYAQEFEWFNFRETPQSLQEKNFQQLEPLTPGMFGYSILRPSLESAFYHDLFDSLAQFDIPLEGLHTETGPGVYEAAIMHDEVIKAADKAALFKTAVKEIAYRHGAIATFMAKWDADLPGCSGHIHQSLWNLDKTNNLFYDADQPDRMSELMRQFIAGQLYCLPHITPMFAPTINSYKRLVEGAWAPTTVTWSIDNRTTALRILNHKEAYTRVEHRVSGSDTNPYLAIAAALASGLYGIRHKLPLDIPASVGNGYDDTRNGVLPKNLAEATQAMANSPVAAELFGAAFVDHFARSRDWEWRQYIRQVSDWELKRYFEII from the coding sequence ATGAACCAGCAAGATATTATTGACTTCATCAAACAAAGCGACAGCCCGAAAATCAAATATGCCTTTACGGACATTGACGGGGTGTTACGTGGCAAAATCATTCATCGGCAAAAGTTTCTGGATGGGCTGGCCGACGGCTTTGGGTTTTGTGATGTTGTCTGGGGATGGGATTCGGCGGATGCGCCCTACGATAACGGAAAAACAACGGGCTGGCATTCCGGCTACCCAGATGCCCCCGTCCGTCTGGATATCGAAACGTTCCGACAAATACCCTGGGAGGGCAATATTCCGTTTTTTCTGGCCGATTTCAGTCCTTCGCCAACCGGGCAACCAAGCACATATGCAACAGCGGCCTGCCCGCGTAGTTTACTGAAACGTATTGCCGCTCAATGTCAGGAAATGGGCTATCATGCTGAGTATGCGCAGGAGTTCGAATGGTTCAACTTTCGCGAAACGCCCCAAAGTTTGCAGGAAAAAAACTTTCAGCAACTGGAGCCATTAACGCCGGGTATGTTTGGCTACTCTATTTTGCGCCCATCGCTCGAAAGTGCCTTCTACCATGATCTGTTCGACTCACTGGCTCAATTTGACATACCGCTCGAAGGCTTACATACCGAAACCGGGCCGGGTGTTTATGAAGCCGCCATCATGCACGATGAGGTTATTAAGGCCGCCGACAAAGCTGCTTTGTTTAAAACGGCGGTCAAGGAAATTGCCTATCGCCATGGTGCAATAGCCACCTTTATGGCGAAGTGGGATGCCGACCTGCCGGGTTGCAGCGGCCATATTCATCAAAGCTTGTGGAACCTCGATAAGACAAATAATCTGTTTTACGACGCTGATCAACCCGATCGCATGAGCGAGTTAATGCGCCAGTTCATAGCCGGGCAACTATATTGTTTGCCGCACATTACGCCCATGTTTGCGCCAACTATCAACAGCTACAAACGACTGGTCGAAGGGGCCTGGGCACCCACCACGGTCACCTGGTCGATTGACAACCGCACTACAGCGCTTCGAATTCTCAACCACAAAGAAGCGTATACCCGCGTTGAACATCGGGTATCAGGTTCCGATACCAACCCGTATCTGGCCATCGCTGCGGCTCTGGCATCCGGTTTGTACGGCATTCGCCACAAACTACCCCTCGACATTCCCGCATCGGTTGGTAATGGGTATGACGATACGCGGAACGGCGTTCTGCCTAAAAATCTGGCCGAGGCCACCCAAGCAATGGCAAATTCGCCGGTAGCGGCTGAACTGTTTGGGGCAGCGTTTGTTGACCACTTTGCCCGCTCGCGCGACTGGGAATGGCGACAGTACATTCGCCAAGTAAGCGACTGGGAATTGAAACGATATTTTGAGATTATCTAG
- a CDS encoding CPBP family glutamic-type intramembrane protease, which produces MNTLQTTFIDFQRYVREPKYSQPLSDRPGNKSVLTIRRFLAGYPLILGILLITVGNIVLAQFITGQVIFKPLLERYSSSVGILLVSVLIAVTLEEAVFRAILRLTPNRLRTILALALWILSGKYYQFIKQETNEFALLWMILLWSAIVYGLNHYLKRPAVFARIEHIWQANFRLIFYGIGLLYSFMKIIDDVGTLKDAQVLLLPVLLLSSLLNGFYFGYIRMKYGFWYAVAVHMLVLLAALAPEAILIL; this is translated from the coding sequence ATGAACACATTACAAACTACTTTTATCGACTTTCAACGCTACGTTCGTGAGCCGAAGTACAGCCAGCCGCTATCCGATCGGCCCGGCAACAAGTCGGTGCTGACGATCCGCCGTTTTTTGGCAGGCTATCCATTGATTCTTGGCATACTGTTGATTACCGTCGGAAACATTGTCCTGGCGCAGTTTATAACGGGGCAAGTCATCTTTAAACCACTTCTGGAGCGTTATAGCTCGTCTGTGGGTATCCTGCTGGTTTCTGTGTTGATTGCTGTTACCCTTGAGGAAGCGGTGTTCCGGGCCATACTCAGGCTTACCCCAAACCGGCTTCGTACTATTCTCGCTTTGGCTTTGTGGATATTATCAGGCAAGTATTATCAATTTATAAAACAGGAAACCAATGAATTTGCACTGTTGTGGATGATACTCCTGTGGTCGGCTATTGTTTATGGGCTGAATCATTATTTAAAACGTCCGGCTGTATTTGCCCGTATCGAACACATTTGGCAAGCTAATTTTCGCTTGATCTTTTATGGTATTGGCTTGCTCTACAGCTTCATGAAAATCATTGACGACGTAGGTACATTGAAAGACGCACAAGTGCTTTTGCTACCCGTGTTGTTGCTTTCCAGCTTATTGAATGGGTTTTATTTTGGCTATATCCGCATGAAGTACGGGTTCTGGTATGCGGTGGCAGTGCATATGCTGGTGCTACTGGCCGCGTTGGCACCGGAAGCCATACTTATCCTGTAA
- a CDS encoding sensor histidine kinase: protein METTLEKVPQQTITPGTKQPISPQLIQFWETWGIWIVIVACTSILILFTDFGNFVKGIRDGYADAGSKKPMSLTSTIIGATFTLIFLVGILFGLAHGYYALFHRHVFKNNKVTYTVLYIVCLLLLWNFSSDGLTVVFEKYSLVQKKSDKAYNEMFASSLTSLLLICMVVYGFIIDFRKSRKVQLALIQQRTQAELDALKAQVNPHFLFNSLNNIYGTAILEDSPRTAESIQQLSGIVRYVMEESRLQTTDIKRELRFIDDFVELQRLRLPNQDNIDIHVDIDWDEKPAQIVPLLLNPLIENAFKYGISMQYPCFVHVSLSVQAGVLHLTTRNSVLSRTDLEKGTGLGLANVRQRLTLAYPDRHTLTSQEINSTFLVDLIIKL from the coding sequence ATGGAAACTACCCTGGAAAAAGTGCCGCAACAAACTATAACTCCTGGTACGAAGCAACCGATTTCTCCCCAACTTATTCAGTTCTGGGAAACATGGGGAATATGGATCGTTATTGTCGCCTGTACTTCTATTCTGATCCTATTCACAGATTTCGGAAACTTTGTAAAGGGCATAAGAGATGGTTATGCAGATGCTGGCAGTAAGAAACCAATGTCGCTCACCAGTACCATTATTGGTGCCACGTTTACGCTGATTTTTCTAGTGGGTATACTGTTTGGGCTTGCACATGGGTATTATGCACTATTTCATCGGCATGTATTCAAAAACAATAAGGTGACGTATACCGTGTTATACATCGTGTGCCTGCTTCTATTGTGGAATTTCAGCAGTGATGGGTTGACGGTCGTATTTGAAAAATATAGTCTGGTACAGAAGAAAAGTGACAAGGCTTATAACGAAATGTTTGCCTCATCATTAACGTCGCTGCTGCTGATATGCATGGTTGTTTATGGATTTATTATTGATTTTCGTAAGAGCCGGAAGGTACAGCTTGCCCTCATTCAGCAGCGCACTCAGGCCGAACTCGATGCCCTTAAAGCCCAGGTCAACCCCCATTTCCTGTTCAATTCTCTGAATAATATTTACGGTACGGCTATTCTGGAAGATAGTCCCCGAACGGCCGAAAGTATTCAACAGCTATCGGGTATTGTGCGCTATGTAATGGAGGAATCCCGGCTGCAAACGACCGATATTAAACGGGAGCTTCGGTTTATCGATGATTTTGTTGAGTTGCAACGGCTCCGACTGCCGAATCAGGATAACATTGACATTCATGTTGACATCGACTGGGACGAGAAGCCCGCGCAGATTGTGCCTCTGTTGCTAAATCCACTTATCGAAAATGCCTTCAAATATGGCATCAGTATGCAGTATCCCTGCTTTGTTCATGTTTCCCTAAGCGTGCAGGCGGGTGTACTCCATCTAACAACCCGAAACAGTGTTCTGTCTCGAACAGACCTGGAAAAGGGAACGGGTTTGGGACTGGCCAACGTTCGGCAGCGGTTAACTCTGGCCTATCCAGACCGACATACATTAACCTCTCAGGAAATTAACAGCACATTTTTAGTAGACTTGATTATTAAGCTTTGA
- a CDS encoding CPBP family intramembrane glutamic endopeptidase yields MSSPSEDFKVVPDKFTNAYPTLSQIWALLGVFFLSQLPAALPMVGFKAVAESYGLPFLDTIGQTLAYTISLVITIWYAFRKRGSRNLSFASVPVAAYLVAAVGLVAMGMLAEPIVSAIPMPDAIQEIIKNTFTKHVILSAVIAAPILEEILFRGIILDGFLKNYSPAKAVIWSGVIFGAIHLIPAQALNAAFIGIALGWLYYRTRSLTLCMFLHFVNNGLSSLTFLMDDKLDMSHNQTRDWAGNDLLYGALLVGCALICVACYSYLNRILPTAQIN; encoded by the coding sequence ATGTCTTCTCCATCTGAGGATTTTAAGGTAGTTCCTGATAAGTTTACCAACGCCTATCCAACACTCAGCCAGATTTGGGCGCTATTGGGCGTTTTCTTTCTATCTCAACTACCGGCTGCCTTGCCTATGGTGGGCTTTAAAGCAGTGGCAGAAAGTTATGGTTTGCCCTTTCTGGATACGATTGGGCAAACGCTGGCCTATACCATTAGCTTAGTAATCACCATATGGTACGCATTCCGAAAGCGCGGTAGCCGAAATTTGTCCTTTGCATCGGTTCCGGTGGCTGCTTATCTGGTGGCAGCTGTCGGACTCGTTGCGATGGGTATGTTGGCCGAGCCAATTGTAAGTGCCATTCCCATGCCCGATGCGATACAGGAAATCATAAAGAATACGTTTACAAAGCATGTCATTTTATCGGCAGTCATTGCCGCCCCTATTCTGGAAGAAATTCTCTTTCGGGGCATTATTCTGGATGGATTCCTGAAAAACTACAGTCCAGCCAAAGCTGTTATCTGGTCGGGGGTGATTTTTGGGGCTATTCACCTGATTCCGGCACAGGCACTAAACGCAGCTTTTATCGGTATCGCGCTGGGTTGGTTGTATTACCGCACCCGTTCTCTTACACTTTGCATGTTCCTGCACTTTGTAAACAATGGCCTGAGTTCGCTCACATTTCTCATGGATGATAAACTGGACATGAGCCATAATCAGACCCGCGACTGGGCAGGAAACGATTTGCTATATGGGGCTTTACTCGTTGGGTGTGCGCTAATCTGTGTGGCCTGTTACTCGTATTTGAACCGTATTTTGCCAACTGCACAGATTAATTAG